ttataaaacatgatcagataattaactacatgtatgaaaagaaaataatacaacgAGGTTGGGTCAAAACCTTTGTGCTAAAttcaaattcaacaaaaaatGGGAAGCTTGAAATCATAACAAACTTGAGATTTTCCGAAGTCTTGCACTTGTGAGATCGGCAGAAAATTTGTGTCAATCTTGTTTATAAGCATGCAGGGAAATCCTTATCCAAAATATCACCTCAGGTGATATCAATTTATGGTTAGGTTTAGGTTATAGTTCATCTAACCCATCTCTGTCATATCACCTCAGATATCACCTGAGGCAATGTTTTGGATAAGCATTTCCAGATCTGactgtttatacatgtatgtacgatGATACATTTGTACAACATGAAGTGTACAACATGAAGTTTGTGATCATAAGTGCAAAGTTTTCTGCAGATTCAATAAGAGCACAAACATTTTTGTATATAAAGTACAAATGTTTGTATACAATATATGATACACTTGAGATTATTATACTGACTTGAAGTATGAAGTAATTTCAAATCTGCACAATAAACTTACGcttgacaaataaaataaaagctaTATGGAAAAGATATATTGAAACCTGTGATATGGTGGTCATTTAATTGTGTGGTCCTGATCCATATACCTCATAAAAGAGGTTACATATacatttgtaaaaacattttctcATGAAATATTGATTATAGAACTGAAATGTTACCTGATTCTGATGTCAGGTTTCCTTTCTCATATTCAACATAAAAGATGTATATAATTGTACATTTaatgtatattttaaaacggAGCTATACTATTTTTCACCTTGGTGATTCGCTGATGTCAGTGCATGTTTTCTTGGGCAAAGCTTCTAATCGTGAGAGTTTGCTCAAAGTGCTGAGCGTatgcatgcacacaaaacagcacccccacacacaaatcaGTTGCCTCAGCATGTTGACATCACCGAGTTGCTAAGACGAAAAATAGTATAGATTCAGATTCATATTGGGCATACAAATAATACAATCGCACACAATGCCATGTAGttagcacacacacacacatgctttATATGTAAATGACATCACACATATGATGAATATTGTTTCTGGATGAAAGTGATGAGCAAAATTCATTTTTAAcctcaatttcaaactttgataTATTGCACTGTTTCTTCCAGATGTTTGAACACTGATGAGTAAACCTGCAATATGAATACATGTATTAACCATCGCAATCTTGTCAGCTGAACATTATAAAACAGGCTCATGAACCGACATCTGTGCAGTGGCATTGCTATTCATTGCATATTTgtgcataattatttttatttgtgtATAAATGAATTGTGCATATGATATCACTGCCAATTAAATTATGTTCATCTAACACAAATTTCAAGTATCATAGAACCCCCAGCATAGAACATAGTCAGTACAATAAATAATGTAGCATGCAGTTCATGGGGCATGATGTAAACCAATAGGGTTGCAATTTTTGGATTTGTACCTTCTATTGCCATCACTGACGTCTCGAATTAAAGAAAACATCGGCTGTCAGGTTATGATTTATGAACTGCTGCCTTATTTACTGTGCTGACTGTAGTTCAGTTCATCAATTACACTGAAAATGTGATATAACTATATAGAACACCTACAGCACCCTTACACTTACACAGTGACTTGCCCCTACCATAACCACTAACTGTATCCCTGTCCACAAACCTAATAACCGCTAAATTTAATCACAGGGTGCTGTAGGTATTATATAGTTATGCCGAAAGCATAAAGCAAAACATAAATGTAAATTCCTCAGATTTGTGCTGGTTGACTTGAGCTAATACTAAATGTACAAATTCTAACAAATAAAATGTacatcacacacacacaacaaaAGTGTCAAACTAATAATTTATATGAAGCTACATGTCACTCTCTTCTACAATATGTATACATAATAATATTGGCCTATTTCTAtttcaatatgtgacatgatctaggGGAATGATTCAGATGttgttaatattgttttttgaaatattggcaaGAACagttttcaaattcttttgttttatattgttttcagccattgataaattgctcataactcatgACCAGattccaattttgatggggtttgcatcaaaatgtagcatttgcaaactgccagaaaatgttgTAAAAGCAACTTGATTCTTGACAATTGTtgtcatgtgactcattccccatgatcatgtcacatatgatatgGTCAAGCTAGCTGAATCAAACACTGTTGACTTCATATATATTTTTGACTCATACAAATAAGGTTCCATTTTTAAACACCACATCAAAATTACACATTTCTTATTTGTCTTCACTCATATTTCACAGTATTTAAAGTAAAGGTCTATGTTAGGGAGCAACcaatatttatatagatttaaatttgaattttcaattatttgaattttcaatttAATTCAAACATAAACAAATGGTTCAACTGCTTTTTTCAATCACTTACAAGTTACATCAAATGTACATCTATTATCTAGAAGTAGAATATTTGCATGCATATTTATCCACTACACTTTTGCATAGAATTTAGACTACGGGTATTCTTTTTaacaaatttttttacaaaaaggcaCATTTAGTTTAATTTCATTGCTATTTGCTACACACTTGGATCAATAATCCAGACACTGAATTTAATTTTGAGAAGAGCAAATGGCCTTTTAACATTTGTGACAGCGATATTTGATTCTTTATCTTTTTGTATTATAACATGCTATCTCTTTGTATTAGAAAGTCACACTGATCCCCTATGATTAATTCAGTGtgcatattatttttttcatctttATTATTACACTCAACTTCAGTGGAAGAATATTGATACGGCTAACCTACTGTACAATGCAGTCAACATCAATATGAAATTATTTCTTTTACAGATGTTTTAAAACTCAGTAACTATAGTAGTACTTGTGACAACTATCTGCTAAGAATTGACCAGAATAATGTCATTAAACAATACCAAACTAAACAATGTGTGACATAATCTGATCTAACCAGACCACaatcagtctactctgaagtacaaagtactgacatggacgcacacattgtgcctactttgaaggcacgcatacctcagcagagacgcaACACTTCGCACTGTCACTGTTTACAAGCTGTATAcgtgcgcgttgtcactttgtacttcaatgAGGACAAACTGTAGTAATGAAGTTGATATTGGCAAAAGAACCAGCAACAAAACATGAAAAGTCACAAATATTAAAGTGCAtcactttgcaaccaagtatatTACAGATTTCAAAACCGGTATATACTATAAAAGTTTATTTGAAGCGGTaataaaaatttttcaaaatttctgactttggtctgagtagatcagattgtgtcacatatataataTTGAACTatgattttgatatattattatatattacagCTGACTTATGTTGTAGGTTATACATGATTCATTAAAAGTGCATTGTAAATttgaatatattatatatatatagaagaACAGTTTGGAAGAAAATAGTCCAtacattgaacatttttatacatgtatacaaacacAAGGTGAACATTTTGAAGACAAATTCCTTCAAAAGATATGTAAACAGTAAAAACAGGAAGAAGATACAAAACATTAGACTctttgcacggtcatctcaaaacgttCTATGAGAAAAATGTGTCTTGTGTGTGCATACGCCTttcaaacacatgttttaattacCGCATACGCTTTCAACAGCTTTGTAGCGCATTGCTAGAAATGTGTGAAAAACCAAGAATGCACTTTTTGCACCTgtatgcgtttgcagggagaacatTGTTTGGTAGCAAGATAatggatccgtgcaaagggtcaAAACCCAGAGGTGTAACAAGTCCTGATTGTGACTTGAGGTAAAATGAGGCTGGTATTCAGTGACTCCAGTCCAgggcattgaatttgaatagtgACTTGAATTAGCATGACCTAAATTTGATTGagccaaatgacttgacttgtCCTGAATAATTGGTGACTTGTTACAACCCTGGCAATACCCTTTTTGACTTGGAAGCACACTTATCACACATGACATGTATTAAACCAAACAATACACTGAATTCTAACTTCTTGGATATGGTACAAAAGTAAACTAAAATTTTGTTCACCTTAAATTTGGTAGTATTTTGTTGGCAGCAGTTTCAAATCGTGCATGTAAAGTTAATTGTGCAGAGTGTACACACCCCAGTACAAGGGCTGGTTGTCAGCACGCTTGTGGTGCAACTGCAAAAAAGCACCGAcatccccggtgggttcagtttgtatttaaaggtaggacgtatgaccgttccaggatttgaaaatgacccctatttcacggggaatcgaggacatttgcagcaattttaccccctattttgcgcgaaatcaaggacaattttcccccaaatacctcccctatttttatcattttgaggacgcattttcatttcacccccttatcacgaggaatcaaagacatttttccgaaataactacccctatttttaccatttcaaggacgcttttgaattttaccccctatttcacgcggaaatgaggacaataacgaaaactgtagcagtAAAACGCGGACTAAAGtcttagaaatacaccctattttacatttcaaggacaatttttctccaaaacacccctaatttggacaatcgcgaacaattttgtcctcgaaaattccgcggacatttcttgaaaagtacccctaattggaaccatcatgcgtacacattgtcagtgaagactgaacccaccgggccgACATCACTACTGAAGTTGAAGCAAACCTATGAATGTCCAATGTCCATCCATCACATGATTTTACTTCTCAATCACTTAACAGGTTGAGATGATGAGTTAGAATCATTATTTATACCACATAATATTAATCAAATTACATTTTTGTGCTCTTTTTTCTTGCATCACCTTAACCTGTTCTACCATCCTTCCAGCTGCATTGGTAGTGCACAACAATCATAAATAGAAAGACATTTGCTAATGCtatcaaataatattgaaataaatgacaTGAAAATTAACATTATGTATCCCTGtttattcaaaaattaaaaagacAAGTGAGAGACATACACATAGCACTTGGCAAGATACTAATGCTAGTACAAGAAAAAATATTCTCTAGATCTAGACACTAGcacaaatgtgaccatccactacGAACCCAGTGTAAAGTTGCAACCATGGAAATAttcataagggctcatattgaaattcccttacacaggaaggtgtgcgctatcctgcagctttcctatgctagccttcttttgttaaaatcctgtgtgattataacactgcaattagccacttaaattaggagcgtgctttcctgggttgtgcgatgagccatagtcagtttgttttcttcccattcatcatggaccacttcaaaaggcagggtgtatcactgatgcatataatccatctttataatccgttttatgaccgagctttcctgaggcgtggGCTTAgcaaggggaatcctgccttctttctgtgtgaaagcgtggtagggtatttcaatatatGAGCCCTAACACAAGCTTTAAATTGATTTATCACTTGTTATGATTAATTACTTGGGAATTAGGCGCTTAAAAAGTCAATTTTGCTGTTGAAATTCCTTGGTTTTCTATTGATTTcagtaaggtttttttttttatcaattatctCTGAAAAGCACAGGTGACTTCACACCGGGTTCATTATGGATGGTCAAAATTAGTCAGTTAAATTTAAAAACAGTACTTAGGAAATATTATATCATGCACTCTGATATAATGAAGTGGGCCATCACGTCTTACATCAAGTTACATGTACACCACCCATACTTTGGACCCCCTTGCTTTACATGATAAAACACAACTGTAATGATAGTATAAAGCTTCACTCATATGACATCACATGTGGCATACAGACCTGTAGTatctgtacccgtacccatggctctgTATCCATGGCTCCATACCcatactcatgccctattttggctTCGGACCCATACCCGAACCCATGGACTGGGACccatactcgtacccgtaccatggcctgggacccatacccgttcacgtacccatggcctgggagtctgggacccgtacccgtacctgtactcatgGCTCAGTATCCGTACCCGactacccgtactcatggcgggtcccaatactacaagtctggtgGCATAAGATAACATTGCTGTGATGTGCATATCCCTAAACACAGTGaagcaaacatttttataatttgctgACAGACAGTAGCTCAAGATACTCATCTGAaattacaggtttacatttacaatATGACATTTTCttactgtatttcagctagagcgccatgtGTCGAAAACCTTGGAGCAAAATAGAACAAAAGAGAGTCTGTGTATTGCATTTAAGCATTCTATTCATGACTTCAGCAACGCGACCTTGATGCCCATCATTTCTATTCACAATGTGAATGCAAGTGATCGAGAATTGAATAGTGCAGAGAACAATTAAAATCAACATGTGCTCTCGATCTATTGTCAACATATTTTGCTTGTATCTGAAAGACCGCAATAACTCATTTTCTTGAACTGTCACTTAGCTGACAGGGTTACTtccaaagttcattttacaaattggATGAAATATATTGCCACTACAACTTACTGGCCCTCCAAGCTATCTTTTTAACTATGCACACACTGAAGTGTTGAAAATAAATTGGCAAGCAAGctaagaataaaaaataaaatacacttgAGCAAagtaaatcaaatcaaaaattatttggtgcagaaataTGGAATGTAACATGCTTAAATATTACTCtattacaaaataaaatgaaactttTGTGCATGAAATTTGCATTGAAATGTAACTGCATAATTCAAATTTACAGTATGGTACATATATGAACACCAAATTTTACTGCTATTCTCTAAAAGTGATTCACATGTAGGTGAAACACAGTGTCAAATTTATGGCAAGTAATCTCGCTAATTAATTATATTGCTTAGAAACACCGAGCTGTGAGCCTCCAGCTAtatattctttttttcttttcttttttttatttgacaatTTAAATTTGGGTATATTGTAACCATGATAACTGCAGAATTTACTTCTCAGATAGGGGCAAAATTAATGCTACACAAGCTAATATAAACCCTATTTATAATATAAAGTAACAATTTTATAGTTTTACCTCAATTTCTAGTTCtaacaatttgaaaatattcAAAAGATAATTGAGTGAATTGACCCGATTTAAAATACAATTTAAGGGGAAAAATTTTATGCTCACCTTTCTTAACATTTATTGCCTACAAACAAAATGTACTCAAACTTAAGTCTTAAAGAATAGAGTGAATATTATATCATAAGGTAtatctaccgtaaaacctcgtctaaaagcatatagagtgcttctggtgaaagctaaattattccaggcgccattatggagcaaataaattacaggtccaatcatatacaaacaagtattattgtaagaccagtatattgtattggtatatttacacttgtttcgtattaattaagctttcatcaaaacgcTATAcagtatatgcttgtagacaaggttttacggtacggtatgTCATATCATTCTATTAtctcaaattctttaaaacactTCCCCTtcaaaaagtgttaaaaaataatatcaaagttCTTCTTGATACCATACTTAACGAGTCACCCAATCAGCAGTGCTTTTTattattaggccaagaaaaaaaaatcatttgttgtcTTCAGTGGAATTTTGAACTGGTTGGTCCATGGacataaatgatttttttaatttgctttttaacaAGAaacacacattaaaaaaaaaaaaaaaaagaaacaatgaaAGGACAAAAAAGAAATAATCTGGTCCTTTCCTGACACATTGTTAAACAatcaaaaacagggttttttgtgACCTTGATATCTTTATGGATTATCTGATAGTATACACTTATTTCATTTAAATTCATACATGTAATAGCAGCAAACTCGTAACCAGTTACTGGTGTCAAAAGACATTTCTATTATTATTTACACTTTACATCACTTTCTGATGATCAGGAACAATACGTAGATTTAGCAAGTAAACCGAAAGCCTATCTTGCCAAAATCCTAGAAACGCCCATCCAGGTGCATAGGTCAAGGTTATCAGACCCATGAAGTTCAGAGCTCTATCACTGTAGTCCCATGGACAAGCATCAAACTGGCGTAGAATCAACCCAAAGCTGAACTCCCAAATGAATGCAACACACACATACAGCATGATTCTGGGCACAGTAGAGATGCCATGCTTTACCCACAGAAACAAGTACAGCTGCTCTATGATATAGCTTCCAGTGCTATAAATAAAGAAGGAATACAGTGAAGTGTAACCAAGAAGTCTGGCATCTGGAATACCGTAGATAATCTCGTAGATAGCGGTGAAGACTATCTCGTCAAAAAACCCATGTAGACCATAAAAGAACAGGCGGATGAAAGTTGGAAGTGGCTTGTACGTTGGTGAGGGAGAACCTGAGGATGAGGGTGCTGAAGCTCCATTTTGTCTGTAGGAGTTCACTTTTGTGTTGCTTCCATTTCTCGCCATGGTCCACTACAAGTATATGGATCTTGCTCctggaataaataataaatagaatTCATACTATATATACTGTACATAtgtacattataaatatttacatGATACATTATTGTATGCCCTCCCCTCCCCCTGGGAAATTGAgatataaaggcaaaaatatggagtaaaaaaataataaaatacatgagAAAACTTATGCTAGACCTTTTGGTGTATTCAGTTGGTAccggtattctgtcggtccaacatccgggagCCCTATCTCTAGTCtcaggcccaaactgcatgtggctcacggtttgttatgaacaacagaaaccggctgtgaaggaggctacatagcgatgttgttggagtgacattcaattgcggaaaaaacgacactcgaccatggaatttaattttaagtttgccagtatataaacggtatatcaagtaagtttcttccactcttaagacttagaaacggttgtttgattccactgactatttgcataaatttacataacaccaatgacagaaatcatcaacaaaaatcgaatcagggacttgttttcactcgaccgtgagtcgcatcatcaaccggtgaaagtgacgtggcacggaccgacagaatatctaGTCTAGTCCTCCACTCTGACATAGACTCAGTGAGTCAGTTCTCATGTCATCGACATCGACTCACTCCATTGGGACTGAGATCTATACGTCCCATAGACATCTTCAGCGCAAGTGACTTCAAAGAACAAAATCTAAATGACATAAATCAAAGtttgttattaattatatttgTGCTTGATACTAAAACACTTGGTTGAAACAAAATCAAGGAACAAATGCTTTTCACTgtccaaaaatgaaaaattactGCCAAAATTAACCAATCACACGgttgttgctaggcaaggtcaaggttcggtcatgcaggtcgcgcgatcgtgttattctatgaaaagtacactaacgcagaaggtacatcctctcatgat
The Amphiura filiformis chromosome 3, Afil_fr2py, whole genome shotgun sequence DNA segment above includes these coding regions:
- the LOC140147313 gene encoding transmembrane protein 229A-like; the encoded protein is MARNGSNTKVNSYRQNGASAPSSSGSPSPTYKPLPTFIRLFFYGLHGFFDEIVFTAIYEIIYGIPDARLLGYTSLYSFFIYSTGSYIIEQLYLFLWVKHGISTVPRIMLYVCVAFIWEFSFGLILRQFDACPWDYSDRALNFMGLITLTYAPGWAFLGFWQDRLSVYLLNLRIVPDHQKVM